CTTGGCGTTGTACCTGCACACCAAAACCAAAAATCGAAACAACCCATTAATAAATGCTCCAAAAATACCAATAAAACGAAAGAAAAACAACGGATTTGTAAACATATccaagaaaatgaagaaaaacatATTGACCTGATGGTGTTATCTGTGCGCATACGAATCCAATAAGGGATGGGCCTGTTTTGCCTCATCTTCTTGGCCAGCTTCTTCTTGATCATGAAGGTTTTGTGTGAAGGCTGTCATATCAAAATAAaccattcaaaaacaaaaatttcagaTACCTATCTTTCAGAACTCTTTAACATTCTTTGCATATAAAAAGAGATAAAAACCGACCATTTTTCcagatgaaaaagaaataaagaaattcaagcttcaaataAATGAAGATTATAAAGAAGGGAAAACAAAAAGAGGAAGGAGATTTACCATGTTTGAAAGGTTGGGGATGCGGCGCTAGGTC
The Gossypium hirsutum isolate 1008001.06 chromosome A07, Gossypium_hirsutum_v2.1, whole genome shotgun sequence genome window above contains:
- the LOC107900491 gene encoding 60S ribosomal protein L39-3, translating into MPSHKTFMIKKKLAKKMRQNRPIPYWIRMRTDNTIRYNAKRRHWRRTKLGF